A section of the Amycolatopsis sp. AA4 genome encodes:
- a CDS encoding DUF3558 domain-containing protein — MFAAGCSGGSTPAPPAGSGPSSAQSSAPEKTLPYGGAPKVERPLPASVLSTHPCDSALTPDQVASLLGRARQGMHKDDPSLGAECQWSNDETGALATVLYATKLSDGLSAVYANSKPQATLWRELPPVRGFPAVAHSTFKQESVVKSFCQVSVGVSDQTTVDASVSLGDSQTGKKDPCGAAATVADMVVTNLKQKAGE; from the coding sequence ATGTTCGCGGCAGGATGTTCTGGAGGCTCGACGCCTGCGCCGCCAGCTGGTTCCGGCCCTTCCTCGGCGCAGTCGTCCGCGCCAGAGAAGACATTGCCGTACGGAGGTGCACCGAAGGTGGAACGGCCATTGCCCGCATCGGTGTTGTCGACGCATCCGTGCGATAGCGCGCTTACGCCAGACCAAGTGGCGAGCCTCCTGGGGCGTGCGCGGCAAGGGATGCACAAAGATGACCCCTCGCTCGGTGCGGAGTGCCAGTGGTCGAACGACGAGACTGGGGCATTGGCAACGGTCTTGTACGCGACAAAGCTTTCCGATGGACTTAGCGCGGTATACGCGAATAGCAAACCGCAGGCAACTTTGTGGCGAGAACTGCCTCCTGTGCGAGGGTTTCCGGCCGTAGCCCACTCGACCTTCAAGCAAGAATCAGTCGTGAAGTCATTCTGCCAGGTCAGCGTTGGGGTCAGCGATCAGACAACAGTCGATGCATCAGTCTCGCTCGGCGATTCGCAGACCGGCAAGAAGGATCCGTGTGGCGCGGCGGCCACCGTTGCGGACATGGTGGTCACCAACCTGAAGCAGAAGGCCGGTGAGTGA
- a CDS encoding class I adenylate-forming enzyme family protein produces the protein MAATASTPPPGLPASLDYPEVPIGSVLAGAATRYGDRVAFAMGDDQLTFTQTWQAACRFAHALLARGIGRGDVVAVHLPNCLAYPIAYHGILLAGATFSPTNPLLPPDDLAFQLTDCGAAAVVTFGPVAGTLAAVADRIPARLTIVVSPAGELGEGSVEFREFFAGQPATRPDVSIDVDRDLAHLAYTGGTTGRSKGVELTHRNVVTNTLQHTCWSTGSVPALDANGDVTIDQIGSPDEWPTRLGTGISINLTPWFHAMGVIAGLNGPLLGGGTIVLHSRFDPAAYVADAERLQVTTIGGAPALFAALLATPAFHTADLASVRNIGSGAAPMSHEMIRALHERFPGVVITEGYGLTEVTMGAVISPTHRSGVRKVGSVGRPIFDTEVKLVADGSEEPLPPGQEGEVCLRGPQVMRGYRNRPEETAAALVGGWLHTGDIGVLDEDGYLSIVDRKKDMLLYKGYNVFPRELEELLSASPGVLSAAVVGRPSPEVGELPVAFVVRKPDSSVDAEQLMAAVNEKVLPYKRLRELHFVAEIPVSAAGKVLKRELRKQLPDPA, from the coding sequence ATGGCTGCCACTGCGTCGACCCCGCCGCCCGGATTGCCCGCTTCTCTTGACTACCCCGAAGTGCCGATCGGTTCGGTGCTCGCCGGAGCCGCGACGCGGTACGGCGACCGGGTCGCGTTCGCCATGGGCGACGACCAGCTCACGTTCACGCAGACCTGGCAGGCCGCTTGCCGCTTCGCCCATGCGCTGCTGGCGCGGGGCATCGGCCGGGGCGACGTGGTCGCGGTGCATCTGCCGAACTGTCTCGCGTATCCGATCGCCTATCACGGCATCCTGCTCGCGGGCGCGACGTTCAGTCCGACGAATCCGCTGCTTCCGCCGGACGACCTCGCCTTCCAGCTCACTGACTGCGGGGCGGCCGCAGTGGTGACCTTCGGGCCGGTCGCGGGAACGCTCGCCGCGGTGGCCGACCGGATTCCGGCGCGGCTGACCATCGTCGTTTCGCCTGCCGGCGAGCTTGGCGAGGGAAGCGTCGAGTTCCGCGAGTTCTTCGCCGGCCAGCCCGCGACCAGGCCCGACGTGTCGATCGACGTGGACCGCGACCTTGCTCATCTCGCCTACACGGGCGGCACGACCGGGCGGTCCAAGGGCGTCGAACTCACGCATCGCAACGTCGTCACCAACACCCTGCAGCACACCTGCTGGTCGACCGGGTCGGTGCCGGCGCTCGACGCGAACGGCGACGTGACGATCGACCAGATCGGCAGCCCGGACGAATGGCCGACCCGGCTCGGCACCGGCATCTCGATCAACCTGACGCCGTGGTTCCACGCGATGGGCGTGATCGCCGGCCTGAACGGTCCGTTGCTGGGCGGCGGAACGATCGTGCTGCACTCCCGGTTCGATCCGGCGGCGTACGTCGCGGACGCGGAACGGCTGCAGGTCACGACCATCGGCGGCGCGCCCGCGCTGTTCGCGGCGTTGCTGGCGACGCCCGCGTTCCATACCGCCGACCTAGCGTCGGTGCGCAACATCGGCTCCGGCGCCGCGCCGATGAGTCACGAGATGATCCGCGCGCTGCACGAGCGGTTCCCCGGCGTCGTGATCACCGAGGGATACGGGCTCACCGAGGTGACGATGGGCGCGGTGATCTCGCCGACGCACCGGTCCGGCGTGCGCAAGGTCGGCTCGGTCGGCAGGCCGATCTTCGACACCGAGGTCAAGCTCGTCGCGGACGGCAGCGAGGAGCCGTTGCCGCCCGGGCAGGAGGGCGAGGTGTGCTTGCGCGGGCCGCAGGTGATGCGCGGGTACCGGAACCGTCCGGAGGAGACCGCCGCCGCGCTGGTCGGCGGATGGCTGCACACCGGCGACATCGGCGTTCTCGACGAGGACGGCTATCTGTCCATTGTGGACCGAAAGAAGGACATGCTGCTGTACAAGGGATACAACGTCTTCCCGCGCGAACTCGAGGAGCTGCTGAGCGCGTCGCCGGGCGTGCTGTCCGCGGCGGTGGTCGGACGGCCGAGTCCCGAGGTCGGCGAGCTGCCGGTGGCGTTCGTGGTGCGGAAGCCGGACTCCTCAGTGGACGCCGAGCAGCTGATGGCGGCGGTGAACGAGAAGGTGCTGCCGTACAAACGCCTGCGGGAACTGCATTTCGTCGCGGAGATCCCAGTGTCGGCGGCGGGCAAGGTGCTCAAGCGCGAACTGCGGAAGCAACTGCCCGACCCGGCGTGA
- a CDS encoding triacylglycerol lipase: MSVRAFGRGMVLLAATVVALGGGTAVASGATGKEPTGPVQPNIIAAAIYAAGQPTIAPPGANDWNCKPSAEHPNPVLLSNGTTANAYENWANLSQRLADEGYCVFAGNFGGSPGAFLQTVGPVAGTAGQLATFGDKILKATGAAKLDVVGHSQGGMNPRYWIKYLGGASKIGKLIGLSPSNYGTSLFGLLTAIQAIPPARDLLGVPCPACNEQSTGSAFLKDLNAGGDTVPGVDYTVIQTRYDDVVTPYTNAFLKRAPNVKNLVLQDVCGLDYTDHLGITYDPIAQREVLNALDPQHAKKPNCFFVPPVIS, translated from the coding sequence ATGAGCGTACGCGCTTTCGGACGGGGCATGGTCCTCCTGGCGGCGACGGTGGTCGCGCTCGGCGGCGGCACTGCGGTGGCCTCGGGGGCAACCGGGAAAGAACCGACCGGTCCGGTGCAGCCGAACATCATCGCCGCGGCGATTTACGCGGCCGGGCAGCCGACGATCGCGCCGCCGGGGGCCAACGACTGGAATTGCAAACCCTCCGCGGAGCATCCGAACCCGGTGCTGCTGTCCAACGGCACCACGGCCAACGCGTATGAGAACTGGGCGAATCTCTCCCAGCGGCTCGCCGACGAGGGGTACTGCGTGTTCGCGGGCAACTTCGGCGGGTCGCCGGGGGCGTTCCTGCAGACGGTCGGGCCGGTGGCCGGGACGGCGGGCCAGCTCGCGACCTTCGGGGACAAGATCCTCAAGGCGACCGGGGCCGCGAAGCTCGACGTGGTCGGGCATTCGCAGGGCGGCATGAACCCGCGCTACTGGATCAAGTACCTCGGCGGCGCGAGCAAGATCGGCAAGCTGATCGGACTGTCCCCGTCCAATTACGGCACCAGCCTGTTCGGGCTGCTGACCGCCATCCAGGCGATTCCGCCCGCCCGCGACCTCCTCGGTGTTCCCTGTCCGGCCTGCAACGAGCAGTCCACCGGGTCCGCGTTCCTCAAGGACCTCAACGCCGGCGGCGACACGGTTCCGGGCGTCGACTACACGGTCATCCAGACCAGGTATGACGACGTTGTCACGCCGTACACCAACGCCTTCCTCAAGCGCGCGCCCAACGTGAAAAACCTCGTCCTCCAGGACGTCTGCGGGCTCGACTACACCGATCACCTCGGCATCACCTACGACCCGATCGCGCAGCGCGAGGTGCTCAACGCCCTCGACCCGCAGCACGCGAAGAAGCCCAACTGCTTCTTCGTGCCCCCGGTGATCAGCTGA
- a CDS encoding acyl-CoA dehydrogenase family protein, translating to MAEGLYQLAEEHEELRAAVRALAEKEIAPYAAEVDEQERYPVEANQALVKAGFNAVHIGEEYDGQGADAIGACIVIEEVARVDASASLIPAVNKLGTQPIILSGSEDLKKLVLPSIAAGEASASYALSEREAGSDTASMRTRARLDGDHWVLNGTKCWITNAGESSWYTVMAVTDPNAEKKANGISAFVVHKDDPGFSVGPKEKKLGIKGSPTREIYFENCTIPADRIIGEPGTGLKTALRTLDHTRPTIGAQALGIAQGALDAAVAYVKERKQFGKAIADFQGIQFMLADMGTKIEAARHLVYASAAASERGDKRASFTASAAKAYASDVAMSVTTDAVQLFGGAGYTRDFPVERMMRDAKITQIYEGTNQIQKVVMARALLKG from the coding sequence GTGGCCGAGGGCCTGTATCAGCTGGCCGAAGAGCACGAGGAACTGCGCGCCGCGGTCCGGGCTCTAGCCGAAAAGGAGATCGCGCCCTACGCGGCGGAGGTCGACGAGCAGGAGCGCTACCCGGTCGAAGCCAACCAAGCGCTCGTCAAGGCAGGCTTCAACGCCGTCCACATCGGCGAGGAGTACGACGGCCAGGGCGCCGACGCGATCGGCGCGTGCATCGTGATCGAGGAGGTCGCGCGCGTCGACGCGTCCGCATCCCTCATCCCGGCGGTCAACAAACTGGGCACGCAGCCGATCATCCTGTCCGGTTCGGAGGACCTGAAGAAACTGGTCCTGCCGTCGATCGCCGCGGGCGAAGCCTCGGCGTCGTACGCACTGTCCGAACGAGAGGCCGGTTCGGACACCGCGTCCATGCGCACCCGCGCCCGCCTCGACGGTGACCACTGGGTCCTCAACGGAACCAAGTGCTGGATCACCAACGCAGGCGAATCGTCGTGGTACACGGTCATGGCCGTAACCGACCCGAACGCGGAAAAGAAAGCCAACGGCATTTCGGCTTTCGTCGTGCACAAGGACGACCCGGGCTTCTCGGTGGGCCCGAAGGAAAAGAAACTGGGCATCAAGGGCTCGCCGACCCGCGAGATCTACTTCGAAAACTGCACCATTCCCGCGGACCGCATCATCGGCGAACCGGGCACCGGCCTGAAAACCGCCCTGCGCACCCTGGACCACACCCGCCCGACGATCGGCGCGCAAGCGTTGGGAATCGCCCAAGGCGCTCTGGACGCCGCCGTCGCGTACGTCAAGGAACGCAAGCAGTTCGGCAAAGCAATCGCGGATTTCCAGGGAATCCAGTTCATGCTCGCCGACATGGGAACGAAAATCGAAGCCGCCCGCCACCTGGTGTACGCGTCTGCGGCAGCCTCCGAACGAGGCGACAAGCGAGCCAGCTTCACCGCCTCGGCCGCGAAGGCCTACGCGTCCGACGTAGCCATGTCGGTAACCACGGACGCAGTGCAGCTGTTCGGCGGCGCAGGCTACACGCGGGACTTCCCAGTAGAACGCATGATGCGCGACGCGAAGATCACGCAGATCTATGAAGGCACGAACCAAATCCAGAAGGTCGTCATGGCCCGAGCCCTGCTGAAGGGCTGA
- a CDS encoding LCP family protein: MSENQDKPDRTADSADSPAVSDASDRKSDETPKHAAAEETAAEETEPGTEDTVAEEAAPVADGAGTEDGAADEEASADWKPSPHPRVDLPQPSNPAPPEPEGRTGRVTRITRRVAIGLVSLLALSGTGYAYVTKDKLQDNVATADILTPREGEPPAPPADDGGTDILLVGSDARTDQQGNPLPLSMLKSLRTEDKGGINTDTIILLRIPKNGGKASAVSIPRDSWVDVPGRGKAKINSAYGVAKARAEQEERAQGEHDQAKISRDSDAAGRRALVQTVQDLTQARIDHYAEVNLLGFYLITEAVGGVPVCLNHATSDKDSGANFRRGVQTVSGGEALSFVRQRKNLPNGDLDRIKRQQAFLSSAMRKVLSAGTLTNPSTLNSLMDAVHRSFVLDDSLDVLEFAQQVKGVASGDLTFATIPVITTNGRSEDGQSIVEVDPAAVQKFVAGLAGRAAPAVTGGGGAAAGAVPQGLDSGIPGVPCVD; encoded by the coding sequence GTGAGCGAAAACCAGGACAAACCGGACCGGACGGCGGATTCCGCCGACAGTCCGGCGGTTTCCGACGCCTCGGACCGGAAATCCGACGAAACGCCGAAGCACGCCGCTGCCGAGGAAACCGCTGCGGAGGAGACTGAACCGGGTACCGAGGACACCGTCGCCGAGGAAGCCGCGCCCGTCGCCGACGGTGCCGGCACCGAGGATGGCGCGGCCGACGAGGAGGCCTCTGCCGACTGGAAGCCCTCGCCGCACCCGCGCGTCGACCTCCCCCAGCCGTCGAACCCGGCGCCGCCTGAACCGGAGGGCCGCACGGGCCGGGTCACCCGGATCACCCGCCGCGTGGCGATCGGCCTGGTCTCCCTGCTCGCGCTGAGCGGGACCGGCTACGCGTACGTCACCAAGGACAAGCTGCAGGACAATGTCGCGACTGCCGACATCCTCACGCCGCGCGAGGGCGAGCCCCCGGCCCCGCCCGCCGACGACGGCGGCACCGACATCCTGCTCGTCGGCAGCGACGCGCGCACCGACCAACAGGGCAACCCGCTCCCGCTGAGCATGCTGAAATCGCTGCGCACCGAGGACAAAGGCGGGATCAACACCGACACCATCATCCTGCTGCGGATCCCGAAGAACGGCGGCAAGGCGTCCGCGGTGTCGATCCCGCGCGACAGCTGGGTCGACGTGCCGGGCCGCGGCAAGGCGAAGATCAACTCCGCGTACGGCGTCGCCAAGGCGCGCGCCGAGCAGGAGGAACGGGCGCAGGGCGAGCACGACCAGGCGAAGATCTCGCGCGATTCGGACGCCGCCGGACGCCGCGCGCTGGTCCAGACGGTGCAGGACCTCACCCAGGCGCGCATCGACCACTACGCCGAGGTCAACCTGCTCGGGTTCTACCTGATCACCGAGGCGGTCGGCGGCGTGCCGGTGTGCCTCAACCACGCGACGTCGGACAAGGACTCCGGGGCGAACTTCCGCCGCGGCGTGCAGACGGTGAGCGGCGGCGAGGCGCTGTCCTTCGTGCGCCAGCGCAAGAACCTGCCGAACGGCGACCTCGACCGGATCAAGCGGCAGCAGGCGTTCCTGTCCTCGGCGATGCGCAAGGTGCTGTCCGCGGGCACGCTGACCAATCCGAGCACGCTGAACAGCCTGATGGACGCGGTGCACCGGTCGTTCGTTCTCGACGACAGCCTCGACGTGCTCGAATTCGCCCAGCAGGTCAAGGGCGTCGCGTCCGGCGACCTGACCTTCGCGACGATCCCGGTGATCACCACGAACGGCCGCAGCGAGGACGGGCAGAGCATCGTCGAGGTCGACCCGGCCGCGGTCCAGAAGTTCGTCGCGGGGCTGGCCGGACGCGCCGCTCCCGCGGTTACCGGGGGCGGCGGCGCGGCGGCCGGAGCGGTCCCGCAGGGCCTGGATTCCGGAATCCCGGGCGTGCCCTGCGTCGACTGA
- a CDS encoding translation factor GTPase family protein, with protein sequence MKALTIGILAHIDAGKTSLTERLLFETGVLDHAGRVDDGDTQTDSLDLERRRGITIKSAVVAVSTPGHRLNLVDTPGHPDFIAEVERAVGVLDGAVLVVSAVEGVQAQTRVLMRTLVRLGIPVLVFANKIDRTGAREASLLESLRTKLSPQCVAMSTVADIGTPAARPVPLPFDERLADALAGDDAFLESYVAGVASTMDYRAALARQVATASVYPVFFGSAVTGAGVSDLIAGIYELLPSRERRGDGPLDATVFKIERGPSGEKIAYVRMFSGSLAARRPVPFRRLGAEGVGRPSAVRVFEHGATPVSGEALAGDVARVWGLPDLRIGDRLGESADLSQDRFFAPPSLETLVYPVDPDQTSALYTALTRLSEQDPLISIRRQDQEITVRLYGEVQKEVIRTTLAEEFGIAAEFEESRPLLVDRLHGTGHRVRHPAPDERVFFWATVGLRVEPGPPGSGPDYRLEVELGSLPLSFHKAVEDTVHEVLHEGLHGREIIDCVVTLTDTAFYPPASTAGDFRGMTRLVLQEALRQAGTRVHEPVHAFELEAPASAISAVLRKLVELRAVPGEPVITGDRCTVDGQLPAASAHELEQALPALTQGEGTLVTHFAEYRLKPGGGGPGRVPSSRRGRTTA encoded by the coding sequence ATGAAAGCACTGACCATCGGCATCCTGGCGCACATCGACGCAGGTAAAACCAGCCTCACCGAACGTCTGCTGTTCGAGACCGGCGTGCTCGACCACGCCGGCCGGGTCGACGACGGCGACACCCAGACCGATTCGCTCGACCTCGAACGCCGGCGCGGCATCACGATCAAGTCCGCCGTCGTGGCGGTCAGCACGCCCGGCCACCGGCTCAACCTCGTGGACACCCCCGGCCACCCCGATTTCATCGCGGAGGTCGAACGCGCCGTCGGCGTCCTCGACGGCGCGGTGCTCGTGGTGTCCGCGGTGGAAGGGGTGCAAGCCCAGACCCGCGTGCTGATGCGCACGCTCGTCCGGCTCGGCATTCCGGTGCTGGTGTTCGCGAACAAGATCGACCGCACCGGGGCGCGCGAGGCTTCCTTGCTGGAATCCTTGCGCACCAAGCTTTCCCCGCAATGTGTCGCGATGAGCACGGTGGCGGACATCGGCACCCCTGCCGCACGCCCGGTGCCGCTGCCGTTCGACGAACGACTTGCCGACGCACTGGCCGGGGATGACGCTTTTCTTGAGTCCTATGTAGCCGGAGTGGCGTCCACAATGGATTACCGGGCGGCGTTGGCGCGTCAGGTCGCTACCGCCTCGGTGTATCCGGTCTTCTTCGGCTCCGCCGTCACCGGCGCTGGCGTCTCTGATCTCATCGCCGGGATTTACGAGCTGTTGCCGTCCCGCGAACGCCGAGGGGACGGACCACTCGACGCCACCGTCTTCAAAATCGAACGCGGCCCTTCCGGCGAGAAAATCGCTTACGTGCGCATGTTTTCCGGCTCCCTTGCCGCCCGGCGACCAGTACCTTTCCGCCGATTGGGCGCGGAAGGCGTCGGCCGCCCGTCCGCGGTGCGAGTGTTCGAGCACGGCGCGACCCCGGTGTCCGGCGAGGCGCTAGCCGGGGATGTCGCCCGTGTCTGGGGTCTGCCAGACCTCCGCATCGGAGACCGGCTAGGCGAAAGCGCTGACCTGTCGCAGGACCGATTCTTCGCGCCGCCCAGCCTGGAAACGCTGGTGTACCCGGTCGATCCCGACCAGACCAGCGCGTTGTACACCGCGCTGACCCGACTGTCCGAACAGGACCCGTTGATCAGCATCCGCCGACAAGACCAGGAAATCACCGTGCGCTTGTACGGCGAAGTACAGAAAGAAGTAATCCGGACCACCCTCGCCGAAGAGTTCGGCATTGCCGCCGAATTCGAGGAATCGCGCCCGCTGCTGGTCGACCGTCTACATGGGACTGGGCACCGCGTGCGCCACCCCGCTCCGGACGAGCGCGTGTTCTTCTGGGCCACCGTCGGACTGCGCGTCGAACCGGGTCCACCGGGTTCCGGCCCCGACTACCGGCTGGAAGTCGAACTCGGCTCGCTGCCGCTTTCGTTCCACAAAGCCGTTGAAGACACTGTGCACGAGGTCCTGCACGAAGGCCTGCACGGCCGGGAAATCATCGACTGCGTAGTCACCCTCACCGACACCGCGTTCTACCCGCCAGCCAGCACTGCCGGTGATTTCCGCGGTATGACCCGCTTAGTGCTGCAGGAAGCCCTGCGACAGGCCGGAACCCGCGTGCATGAACCGGTCCACGCGTTCGAACTCGAAGCCCCGGCTTCCGCGATCAGCGCGGTATTGCGCAAGCTAGTCGAACTGCGCGCGGTGCCCGGGGAGCCAGTGATCACCGGCGACCGATGCACTGTGGACGGTCAGCTCCCGGCCGCCTCTGCACACGAACTGGAACAGGCGCTGCCCGCGCTCACGCAAGGCGAGGGCACGCTGGTCACCCATTTCGCGGAGTACCGGCTCAAGCCGGGTGGCGGCGGGCCAGGTCGAGTTCCGTCCAGCCGCCGTGGGCGGACAACAGCGTGA
- a CDS encoding TIGR03089 family protein yields MSLTEQLLRPLLASPAKPLITHYDDRLGSRVELSVATTQNWAAKTANWLVDEFDVEPGDAVAVRLPAHWQTVGVLLGAWWCGARVVAEPDGARVVFTSPDEEIDAPAVAVVSLDPMGRGLSAPPSGGALDYLTEARMSGDQFVPMQPTPGDTPALGSSTVDEVWAEATARAAKLGLTAADRVLSTVDWTVPDGVLDGLLVPLAAGAHLVQVTNADPAKLSARREAERTTADLTA; encoded by the coding sequence ATGAGCCTCACCGAGCAGCTGCTGCGCCCGCTTCTGGCCTCGCCGGCGAAACCGCTGATCACGCACTACGACGACCGGCTCGGCAGCCGCGTCGAACTGTCCGTGGCGACGACGCAGAACTGGGCCGCGAAAACGGCGAACTGGCTGGTCGACGAGTTCGACGTGGAGCCGGGCGACGCCGTCGCGGTGCGGCTGCCCGCGCACTGGCAGACCGTCGGCGTGCTGCTCGGCGCGTGGTGGTGCGGCGCCCGCGTGGTCGCGGAGCCGGACGGCGCGCGGGTGGTGTTCACCAGCCCGGACGAGGAGATCGACGCCCCGGCCGTCGCGGTGGTCTCGCTCGACCCGATGGGCCGCGGCCTGTCGGCCCCGCCGTCCGGCGGAGCGCTCGACTACCTCACCGAGGCGCGAATGTCCGGCGACCAGTTCGTCCCGATGCAGCCGACTCCTGGCGACACCCCCGCACTCGGCTCCTCCACTGTGGACGAAGTGTGGGCGGAAGCCACTGCGCGCGCGGCAAAACTCGGCCTGACCGCAGCAGACCGAGTTTTGTCCACGGTGGACTGGACGGTGCCGGACGGCGTACTCGACGGCCTGCTCGTCCCGCTCGCCGCCGGCGCGCACCTGGTCCAGGTGACGAACGCCGACCCGGCGAAACTGTCCGCCCGCCGCGAGGCCGAGCGCACCACCGCCGATCTGACCGCGTGA
- a CDS encoding DoxX family protein: MLTRVKDVALLLGRIGVAVVFFAHGLQKWNSGVGATADMFGQIGIPLPTVSAFLVIVLELLGSIAFVVGFLLPVVAIGYAIDMAGALISVHAAHGLTGEGGYELVLVLGLTALALGFNGGRLSLDHVLFWRRRQGTAELQNA, encoded by the coding sequence ATGTTGACTCGAGTCAAGGACGTCGCGCTGCTGCTCGGCCGGATCGGCGTCGCGGTGGTGTTCTTCGCCCACGGCCTGCAGAAATGGAACAGCGGGGTGGGGGCGACCGCCGACATGTTCGGCCAGATCGGCATCCCGCTGCCGACCGTGTCCGCGTTCCTCGTGATCGTGCTCGAACTGCTCGGGTCGATCGCGTTCGTCGTCGGTTTCCTGCTGCCGGTGGTCGCCATCGGCTACGCGATCGACATGGCCGGCGCGCTGATCTCGGTCCACGCGGCGCACGGGCTCACCGGCGAAGGCGGCTACGAACTGGTGCTGGTGCTCGGCCTCACCGCGCTGGCGCTGGGCTTCAACGGCGGCCGGCTGTCCCTGGACCACGTGTTGTTCTGGCGTCGCCGCCAGGGCACGGCCGAACTGCAGAACGCCTGA
- a CDS encoding ESX secretion-associated protein EspG: MTIIDRPLRMPRSVFLALWHEENLGKAPVVVEDTPMYLTDEGAAERAKRTRDLLAQLGETAATALRSTLKLLATARHEVYGWTDFGTHQEDNGAILVAATKPEAVRLITDSEFVQLDPVSPDELAACLVMAMPECRPAAVRVMHVSREYYDGGASTDPLAEEGGDADELRYLMRAPRDAVHQLHAAVRDGRGERRYSPPLSVLDLSGRGRVLSFQTTRGGEAQISVYPGNRASLIDAVNRRLVGLR, from the coding sequence ATGACGATCATCGACAGACCGCTGCGGATGCCGCGGTCGGTGTTTTTGGCGCTTTGGCACGAGGAAAACCTCGGGAAAGCACCGGTGGTGGTCGAGGACACCCCGATGTACCTCACCGACGAAGGCGCGGCTGAGCGGGCGAAGCGGACGCGGGATCTCCTTGCGCAGCTGGGGGAAACGGCGGCAACTGCGTTGCGGAGCACGTTGAAGCTGCTCGCGACCGCGCGGCATGAGGTGTACGGGTGGACTGACTTCGGCACCCATCAGGAGGACAACGGCGCGATTCTCGTCGCGGCGACCAAACCGGAAGCCGTTCGGTTGATCACCGATTCGGAATTCGTTCAGCTGGATCCGGTGTCGCCGGACGAGTTGGCGGCCTGTTTGGTCATGGCGATGCCGGAATGCCGTCCGGCGGCGGTTCGGGTGATGCACGTCAGCCGGGAGTACTACGACGGGGGTGCCAGCACGGACCCGCTCGCGGAGGAGGGTGGTGACGCGGACGAGTTGCGGTATCTGATGCGGGCGCCGCGCGACGCGGTGCATCAGTTGCATGCCGCGGTTCGGGACGGGCGGGGCGAGCGGAGATACAGCCCGCCGCTGTCGGTGCTCGACCTCAGTGGGCGCGGGCGGGTGCTGAGCTTCCAGACGACCAGGGGCGGCGAGGCCCAGATCAGTGTCTACCCGGGAAACCGGGCCTCCTTGATCGATGCGGTGAACCGAAGACTCGTAGGTTTGCGATAA
- the purE gene encoding 5-(carboxyamino)imidazole ribonucleotide mutase, with product MAPQVGVIMGSDSDWPVMEAAGQALDEFGVEYEVGVYSAHRTPQRMLDYAKSAADRGIRTIIAGAGGAAHLPGMVASATVLPVIGVPVPLKYLDGMDSLLSIVQMPAGIPVATVSVGGARNAGLLAVRILAAADLQLQAKLTQFQEDLEQLVLEKDAKLREKAGK from the coding sequence ATGGCGCCGCAGGTGGGCGTGATCATGGGCAGCGATTCCGACTGGCCGGTGATGGAGGCCGCGGGTCAAGCGCTGGACGAGTTCGGCGTCGAGTACGAGGTCGGCGTCTACTCGGCGCACCGCACCCCGCAGCGGATGCTGGACTACGCGAAGTCCGCGGCCGACCGGGGGATCCGCACGATCATCGCGGGCGCGGGCGGTGCCGCGCACCTGCCGGGCATGGTCGCGTCGGCGACGGTGCTGCCGGTGATCGGCGTGCCGGTTCCGCTGAAGTACCTGGACGGCATGGACTCGCTGCTGTCGATCGTGCAGATGCCCGCCGGCATCCCGGTCGCGACCGTGTCGGTCGGCGGGGCGCGCAACGCCGGTCTGCTCGCGGTCCGCATCCTCGCCGCCGCCGACCTGCAGCTGCAGGCGAAACTGACGCAGTTCCAGGAGGACCTGGAGCAGCTCGTCTTGGAGAAGGACGCCAAGCTCCGCGAAAAAGCGGGCAAGTAG